A region of the Helicobacter pylori NQ4053 genome:
CTTGCTCTAAGATGAGATTAGCCCCTTTTTTTCCAGGCAATAATAAAAGAACTAAAATAATCCCTGCGGAAATAAGGGTTTTAAGAATGAGTAAATTAACATTAGAATCTTTACTGCCTAGAATCGTGAGAATTAAAAGCATGGGAATGGCTGCAATATCTTGGAAAATCAAAATCCCCACCGCACTCTTTCCCATAGGCGTGCTAAGCTGTTTGGAATCTTCAAAGAATTTCAACACAATAGCGGTTGAAGAGAGCGAAAGCCCCATGCCTAAAACAAGGGAAAAAATGGGTGAAAGACCCAAAACAAAATACCCCAATAAAAAAGCGATTAAAGCACATAAAACCACTTGTAAAAGCCCAAAAACCAGCACTTCTTGTTTGATGGATTTGAGCTTGTCAAAATTAAACTCAATGCCTATCATAAACATTAAAAAGACGATACCAAATTCACCAATATCAGACAACAAATTAAAATCATTAATTTTAAAAAAAGCCGCTAAGACCGTTCCTGTGCAAATGTAGCCAATGATAACAGGCATGTCTAATTTCTTTAAAAAGATTCCAAAGCCTACAGCAAGCCATAAGCCAGCAATAACAATATAAAGTGTGCTGTTTTCCATAAAAACCTTTCCCCAGTAGAATCAATTTGTTTTAAAGAAATAAAAGCGAAACTATCCTATTAAATTGAGCCATTAAATAACACTATTGAATAAAATAATATCTATCAAATATATATAAGTAATTTATTATTTAAACCTCACTAAACCCGCCTTCAAACGCAAACGCCAAACACCAACACCATATCTAGAAAATAAAAATTCAAACGCTAGGATTATACTGCACTAAAACAAACTTTCTATTTATAAAAAAGATTTTTTGAACCCCAACCTTTTAAGAGTTGGCTAGGGTTTGATTTGATGAAGAAGAGTGGATGAAAGAACAAATTAGAAAGTAAAGACATAATCCACATACCAAGAATAGTAGCGGATAAGCCCTACATCCTTGCTGCCCTGATTAACCATAGGGAATTTCACGCCCGCTTCAAACGCGCTGCGATCCCCAACGCGCATTCTTCCGCCTAAATTCCATAAGAACTGGAATCTCGTTTGATTGACATCATAAGGGAACATCCAAGTGTTTCCGGCTAATTGAACGCCACCAATGAGACCTAGAGCGAATTTATCCAAAGGAATGAGATTGACAATCAAATCGCCACCGCCGCCATAGGTGAGCAAATTGGTTTTGGTGTGTTCAGTTCCTGAAGTGTTAAACCAATCTAAAAAGCCATACACCCTAGCCCCAAACCATTTATTGGCAAAGCCTACAAAACCTAATTTGAAATTCAAACCATAAAGATCATTGCCATGGCGCCAATCAGAGTA
Encoded here:
- a CDS encoding outer membrane beta-barrel protein; this encodes MIKRIACILSLSASLALAGEVNGFFMGAGYQQGRYGPYNSNYSDWRHGNDLYGLNFKLGFVGFANKWFGARVYGFLDWFNTSGTEHTKTNLLTYGGGGDLIVNLIPLDKFALGLIGGVQLAGNTWMFPYDVNQTRFQFLWNLGGRMRVGDRSAFEAGVKFPMVNQGSKDVGLIRYYSWYVDYVFTF